The Nymphaea colorata isolate Beijing-Zhang1983 chromosome 7, ASM883128v2, whole genome shotgun sequence DNA window AACCTCGAAAAGAGAGAtcaagagggagggagggaaggagggagagagaaagacagaatGGTGGACGTTGCGCATCTAGAGAGGATGGGCAGAGAGCTCAAATGCCCCATTTGGTAATTCTGCTCACTTCCTTCTCCCCTGTTCTCCTTTTCTCATTTGCCTCCGATTTTTCTCCGATTGTGCGAAAATTGGAATTTGAATAATTCTTTTGATCTTTTCGGTTGCAGCTTGGGCTTGATGAGGTCGGCAGTTTCACTGTCCTGCAACCACACGTTCTGCTCGTAAGAAACTCATGCTTTATGTAGCACATCTTGTTGACGTTATCCAGCTTTTCCCACTTGGTGTGCTATTTTGTGCTGCATTTGAGAGAAGGAAGTCCTGATCCATCTTTTTTTAATCTGATTAGCTTGTGCATATCAAGGTCGATGAAATCTGGCTCAAGTTGCCCGGTCTGCAAGGTGCCGTATACCAGAAGAGGTACGCCATTTTGAAGCTtgacatttatttttctttcacttctgttgGACAACAATTCAACATTGGGGATGCTCTGCTTCAAAACTTTAGTATTACAATGTGCTTTGCAACAACGTTTACCTCGTCTCCGCGCCTCCTAAAGAAGTAGAAAAAGGTTCGAGCCTCGTTGTGTATTGGCCTCAAGGGTTTGGAGAAAAAAATgctaaatttgttttttctgaagaaaatcATGTACCCAAGTTACGGAGGTGCAATGTTATATGGACCCATTCTTTGGGTTTCAGTGGTTAGGGATTCCATTCATCGCCAGCTTTATCCTTTGCTTGAAAATTGGCCTCCCTTCGGTTGTTTGAATAATTGAAACATTGCATCTCTAGCGAAACTTCCTTTCTCAAATCTCATTTGGCgatgaaaacaaagaggaaaaacatCTCTCTACGCAATCCTCGCCGATCACAGTAGCGTCAAGCAGCACCTAACGCTTTtggtttttgcttttcttttacaTCAGAAGTGCGGCCTGCTCCTCACATGGATAGCTTGGTGGAGATTTATAAGAGCATGGAACTTGCTTCTGGGGTTAATATTTTTCTATCGCAAGCTCCACCTTCAATTGGGAAAAAAGGTGCGCTGCTGCTTTCATACATTGTAAACTATGTCTCTTAACCGAGAAAAACGGTCTTTCTGCTTACAGTTTGTCGGAGTTACAGCTCAaaagctttattttttttgccatgtcattttgtttttaactAAAAAGGTTTGGAAGATAAACGGGATTTGGAAGAACCTATAGCAAATAAGCCACCTGGGGCTAAGCGAAAGAAACAAGGATTATCCAAGGTGGGAGCAGTGAAATCAATTAACGAGAGTCCTGAAGCTCACAAGGTTGTTGCACCATCattctttaaaaagaaaaggattcaAATTTCACCGCacccaagaagaagaaacagtGAATCGCCAATGGCTTCTGATGACATTCTTAAGTTGGATTGCAATGGGTCTAATGGTGGTTTAGGAAAATTGTCCTATCGTAAGAGCTCCAGTGGCGGCGAGGATATTTCCGATGTTGGACGTGAGGAATATCAACCGGCAACATCAAGAGGAACCGATGGTTTTGATCAAGAGAGGAACGTGACCTTATCTCCTTTCTTTTGGTTGAAGGAgcaggatgatgatgatgagacTGACGGGCAAGAGAGAGATCAACAACTGGAGATGGACCATGTCACTGATACACCTACATATGCTATGCCAGCATTTAGTGATCTGAAGGATTCAGAAGATGGCAGTCCAGAAAAGGTTCTCCCTATGCAGTAGTTTTTGTTTATGATTCAGCTTCCTGCACCTTAATTCAAAAACCTGAGGTTATGCTCTTTACTGATTTTGTGTAGTGCGAAGTCAATTCAAGATTTGAGCATGGGAACTTGTTTGACAGTGAAATGTTTGAATGGACACAAAGGCCAGGCTCACCTGAACTGCATTCCATGTTTGCAAGGGGGCAGGTAATCTCCTTTTTCTCCATGTACTTTTGCCCTTTGATATcctgtgagtttttttttttttgtcaaggcTTTATTTAGTTTCATGGCATAATAACAGGGGACAGAACAGCCGTCATCAGTGGAAAAAGAACAGAGGGATGCACCAGATCATGTGAGGAATCAAATTTGTGAACAAGAACTCTATGCAACAGAGAAGGGAAGGCTCAACTTTGAGTTCACACAAAGTGTCAATACTGCAGATTCAGGAAGTGGATTGCTGACGAGGTctcaaaaatcatcaacaaGTAAAACTAAAAGCTGCCGTGTTAGAGGATGTACCAagacaacaaaaaaaggaagtgTGAATGGCAATGGTGATGCTACTCTAATTATGGGAGGCGGTCCTGATCAATTAATAGATGAGAAGGAAGGCAATGAACACTTTCTTGGACATGCTCATATCCACCATGAAACAGTTGTAAATCTGGATCCCAAAGCACATGGTAACATGGAGCTGGACAATGTCCACCATCTTGAAGATGTCAATGGTGAAACGTTGGATCCTGCAAAGAAAGCAAATAAGAAAGTTCGGAAGCCCAACAAGAAGAATACACAAGCCTACATTGTTGAGGAAGATAACACAAAGACAAGAACACATGGATCTAATGACGTTCGTTCTGATGAACGGCTGGATGATATTCCTAGGAAATTTGCAGTTGAACAATTGTCTTGTGATCCTTCGGAAAGCTTGGAAGAAGTTCGTGAAAGTGTGAAGGACCAAATGTGTAAGAGGGAGAATGGTAAAATGGACGAGCTTTTGCCTGCCATTGACCTGCCTAATCctgaaacaaatgaaattaaCGCTTTCAAGGGAAACGCAAGTGAAAGCAATGTGAAACATTGTACTaggaaaaatgggaaaagaCGGCAAATCAGTAGAACTCAGAAGACCTGTACAGTCAGTGTCAGGGAAAACAATCCAGAGCATTCCCCAACAGAAAGAATATGCGAATCCCTGCTTGGTACTACAGAACTGCCTGATAATAGAAAAGGTCAAATCTCTGGGGTCGACGCCCATACAGTTGATGAAGAAGGAGATGATAAAGAAGGCCCACAACCGAAAAGACACAAGCATCAGTGTTCAAGGGAAGAAACAAGAAGTAGAACCAGTAATTCTTACAGTATCATAAATCAAGTCAATAGCTGTAAgcgaaagaaaaggaag harbors:
- the LOC116257328 gene encoding protein BREAST CANCER SUSCEPTIBILITY 1 homolog, with product MVDVAHLERMGRELKCPICLGLMRSAVSLSCNHTFCSLCISRSMKSGSSCPVCKVPYTRREVRPAPHMDSLVEIYKSMELASGVNIFLSQAPPSIGKKGLEDKRDLEEPIANKPPGAKRKKQGLSKVGAVKSINESPEAHKVVAPSFFKKKRIQISPHPRRRNSESPMASDDILKLDCNGSNGGLGKLSYRKSSSGGEDISDVGREEYQPATSRGTDGFDQERNVTLSPFFWLKEQDDDDETDGQERDQQLEMDHVTDTPTYAMPAFSDLKDSEDGSPEKCEVNSRFEHGNLFDSEMFEWTQRPGSPELHSMFARGQGTEQPSSVEKEQRDAPDHVRNQICEQELYATEKGRLNFEFTQSVNTADSGSGLLTRSQKSSTSKTKSCRVRGCTKTTKKGSVNGNGDATLIMGGGPDQLIDEKEGNEHFLGHAHIHHETVVNLDPKAHGNMELDNVHHLEDVNGETLDPAKKANKKVRKPNKKNTQAYIVEEDNTKTRTHGSNDVRSDERLDDIPRKFAVEQLSCDPSESLEEVRESVKDQMCKRENGKMDELLPAIDLPNPETNEINAFKGNASESNVKHCTRKNGKRRQISRTQKTCTVSVRENNPEHSPTERICESLLGTTELPDNRKGQISGVDAHTVDEEGDDKEGPQPKRHKHQCSREETRSRTSNSYSIINQVNSCKRKKRKGSDVSTVCSDLVPVLEEIFDSSNKVVRVPKISGDSRCLQDKDANSPAKAVEVIAGKDLMLQRCERKSPSLCCIFCHSLDEKEVCGEMLHFANGRIVSSDYNGGSAVVHAHRNCVEWAPDVYFDNETVINLEKEVARSKRIRCTDCGIKGAALGCYEKSCRKSYHVPCAKSITECRWDMENFVMLCPLHSSLQLPKEKEQSVPQKRRIRKASQMKIMRFQPTNSSPWRWTFGTPPKWVLCCSSLGNPEKELVSKFCRVAGLQISKTWCASVTHVIASTDENGACRRTLKVLMGILEGKWIVNIKWVKACLEIMGPVDERPFEITRDIHGCSNGPQRGRMRVMQTEPKLFNGFRFYFSGDFASSYKGYLQDLIVAAGGAALHRKPVASATQETFVLYNVEVPENCSPSEASSSVVESRRKEAEALARASGAHAVGHSWVLDSIAACSLQPFT